In one window of Opitutus sp. GAS368 DNA:
- a CDS encoding UDPGP type 1 family protein, with amino-acid sequence MEIEQLIASYRAAGQGQVFAFWDFLPPSERAALANQAAEIDLAEVERLNRTLVFNQGGTGVNLDGLAPAPCERLPENGGDAAQWAAAKAAGEAALRAGRVAAFTVAGGQGTRLGYDGPKGTFAVTPLKQKPLFQVFAEKIKAAGLRYGKPLHWFIMTSHANHEQTEQFFAANKCFGLDRGRVHFFRQGRMPAVGFDGKILLETRSSLALSPDGHGGSLRALHRSGSLDLMEQEGIDTISYFQVDNPLVRCIDPAFIGFHLRAKAGMSSKMVPKAYPEEKVGHFCRQNGKVVVVEYSDMPLALQRETNPDGSLRYSAGSIAIHIIDREFARRMAGGADAQKPVTGNLKPESSEPPQVSGLRSQVSGFQAAPSPALPFHRADKKIQTVDAAGQPVRPSTANGVKFEMFVFDALPFADNSIVIETARADDFSPVKNAEGVDSPQTCRDDQLRQFARWLKAVGAAVETDATGLPQCGLEISPLFGYDADSFAERWHSLPIKPVVADGLYLE; translated from the coding sequence ATGGAAATTGAACAATTGATCGCTTCCTACCGTGCCGCCGGCCAGGGGCAGGTTTTTGCCTTCTGGGATTTCCTGCCGCCGAGCGAACGCGCCGCCCTGGCCAACCAGGCGGCCGAGATCGACCTGGCCGAGGTCGAGCGGCTGAACCGCACCCTGGTGTTCAATCAGGGCGGGACGGGGGTGAACCTGGACGGCCTGGCGCCGGCGCCGTGCGAGCGCCTGCCGGAGAACGGCGGCGACGCCGCGCAATGGGCGGCGGCCAAGGCCGCGGGCGAGGCGGCGTTGCGCGCGGGCCGCGTGGCGGCGTTCACGGTGGCGGGCGGGCAGGGGACGCGCCTCGGTTACGACGGCCCGAAGGGCACGTTCGCCGTCACGCCGCTCAAGCAGAAGCCCCTCTTCCAGGTTTTCGCCGAGAAGATCAAGGCGGCCGGGCTGCGTTACGGAAAGCCGCTGCACTGGTTCATCATGACCAGCCACGCCAACCACGAGCAGACGGAGCAGTTCTTCGCGGCGAACAAGTGCTTCGGTCTCGACAGGGGCCGTGTGCATTTCTTCCGCCAGGGACGCATGCCGGCGGTGGGCTTCGACGGCAAGATCCTGCTCGAGACGCGCTCATCGCTGGCGCTGAGCCCCGATGGACACGGCGGCTCCCTGCGGGCGCTGCATCGCAGCGGGTCCCTCGACCTGATGGAACAGGAAGGGATCGACACCATCAGCTACTTCCAGGTGGACAATCCGCTCGTGCGTTGCATCGACCCGGCTTTCATCGGCTTTCACCTGCGGGCGAAGGCCGGCATGTCGAGCAAGATGGTGCCCAAGGCCTATCCCGAGGAAAAGGTGGGGCATTTCTGCCGGCAGAACGGCAAGGTCGTCGTGGTCGAATACAGCGACATGCCGTTGGCGCTGCAGCGGGAGACGAATCCCGACGGTTCACTCCGCTACAGTGCGGGGAGCATCGCGATTCATATCATTGATCGCGAGTTCGCCCGTCGAATGGCGGGCGGCGCGGACGCGCAGAAACCTGTAACCGGAAACCTGAAACCTGAAAGTTCCGAACCCCCTCAGGTCTCAGGTCTCAGGTCTCAGGTTTCAGGTTTCCAGGCCGCCCCATCCCCGGCGCTCCCATTTCATAGGGCCGATAAGAAAATCCAGACGGTGGATGCCGCCGGGCAACCCGTGCGGCCGTCGACGGCCAACGGCGTGAAGTTCGAGATGTTCGTCTTCGATGCGCTGCCGTTTGCCGACAATTCCATCGTGATCGAGACGGCGCGGGCGGACGACTTCAGCCCGGTCAAGAACGCCGAGGGCGTGGACTCGCCGCAGACCTGCCGGGACGACCAGCTCCGGCAGTTCGCCCGCTGGCTCAAGGCGGTGGGCGCCGCCGTCGAGACCGACGCCACCGGGTTGCCCCAATGCGGGTTGGAAATCTCGCCGCTCTTCGGGTATGACGCCGACTCGTTCGCCGAGCGCTGGCACTCCCTGCCGATCAAGCCGGTCGTCGCCGACGGCCTTTACTTGGAGTAG
- a CDS encoding septum formation initiator family protein — MNPRKLILGFYGALFVGVTLWAVTFFVQMHRDITALRAQETINQRRLAEAEARLSAQEKYLEQLRHDPVLVEQLIRQKLGYVKNQEFVFRFEEEKK; from the coding sequence GTGAATCCCCGCAAGCTGATCCTTGGATTTTATGGGGCGCTGTTTGTGGGGGTGACCCTGTGGGCCGTGACCTTCTTCGTGCAGATGCACCGCGACATCACCGCGCTGCGCGCCCAGGAAACCATCAACCAGCGCCGGCTGGCCGAGGCGGAAGCCCGGCTGTCGGCGCAGGAGAAATACCTCGAGCAACTGCGCCACGACCCCGTGCTGGTCGAGCAGCTCATCCGTCAGAAGCTCGGCTACGTCAAGAACCAGGAATTCGTTTTCCGCTTCGAGGAAGAGAAGAAATGA
- a CDS encoding alpha-ketoacid dehydrogenase subunit beta, translating to MPVISYREALRAAMSEEIERDPNVVLLGEEVAQFNGAYKVSEGMLAKYGPKRIVDTPISEAGFIGMGVGAAMLGLRPVMELMFFSFYSVAFDQIFNNAANIRYMSGGLINCPIVLRGPANGGTNVGATHSHTPESIAAYHPGIKVVVPSNAYDAKGLMKSAIRDNDPVMFMENTILYGETMEVPDGEYLVPLGQASVMREGKDLSIIGHGRAIQMALKSADLLKEKHNISAEVIDLRSIRPLDEETILKSVRKTNRALYVEESKPFCSVGAMVAAIISDKAFDYLDAPVKRLTSIDSPAIYSMPLEKLQLPSVDRIYQAALETLK from the coding sequence ATGCCCGTCATCTCTTACCGCGAAGCCCTCCGGGCCGCCATGTCCGAGGAAATCGAACGCGACCCGAACGTCGTCCTCTTGGGCGAGGAAGTCGCCCAGTTCAACGGCGCCTACAAGGTCTCCGAGGGCATGCTGGCCAAATACGGCCCCAAGCGCATCGTCGACACGCCCATCAGCGAGGCCGGCTTCATCGGCATGGGCGTCGGCGCCGCCATGCTCGGCCTGCGCCCCGTCATGGAGCTGATGTTCTTCAGCTTCTACTCGGTCGCCTTCGACCAGATCTTCAACAACGCGGCCAACATCCGCTACATGTCCGGCGGCCTGATCAACTGCCCGATCGTGCTCCGCGGCCCCGCCAACGGCGGCACCAACGTCGGCGCCACCCACTCGCACACGCCCGAGTCCATCGCCGCCTACCACCCGGGCATCAAGGTCGTCGTGCCGTCCAACGCCTACGACGCCAAGGGCCTGATGAAGTCCGCCATCCGCGACAACGACCCGGTCATGTTCATGGAGAACACCATCCTCTACGGCGAAACCATGGAGGTGCCGGACGGCGAGTATCTCGTGCCGCTCGGCCAGGCCAGCGTCATGCGCGAGGGCAAGGATCTCTCCATCATCGGCCACGGCCGCGCGATCCAGATGGCCCTCAAGTCCGCCGACCTGCTCAAGGAGAAGCACAACATCAGCGCCGAGGTCATCGACCTGCGCTCCATCCGCCCGCTCGACGAGGAGACGATCCTCAAGTCCGTCAGGAAGACCAACCGCGCCCTCTACGTCGAGGAATCCAAGCCCTTCTGCTCCGTCGGCGCCATGGTCGCCGCCATCATCTCGGACAAGGCCTTCGACTACCTCGACGCCCCGGTGAAGCGCCTCACTTCCATCGACTCCCCGGCCATCTACAGCATGCCGCTCGAGAAACTCCAGCTCCCCTCGGTCGACCGCATCTACCAGGCGGCCCTGGAAACCCTGAAGTAA
- a CDS encoding dihydrolipoamide acetyltransferase family protein, whose translation MADIIDMPKLSDTMTVGTLVKWLRKEGDAVKSGDMLAEVETDKATMELESFFTGTLIKIYAQPGAQVAIGAPLCAIGKPGEAAPAAPAAPAAPAPAQKTEDGGRKSEDGGQKTAPASSPEAKPQDESRRSSQSEGGQPAAPVPTTAPVTAQAAAAPAAAPQASGFSSQVSDGDSRLRISPLARKIAADQKVDASRVTGTGPHGRIVKADVLAAAANPALLKSPSGPSSAPSGLRSQVSGFSGSGSPIQPDRTVPVSTMRGVIAKRMLESTTTIPYIYLDIEIDAEPLLAVRAQLNTGLEKEGVKLSVNDFVLKASAEALRRVPAVNSSWEGTQIRYHGAAHVAFAVALEDGLITPVVRDCHLKSVFQISTEAKALGKKAKDKKLAPNEYTGGTFCVSNLGMMGIPKFTAIINPPNSAILAVGTTVAKPVIKNGAIVPGQTLTVTLSCDHRVLDGAVGAQYLGAFKDLMEKPALLLV comes from the coding sequence ATGGCCGACATCATCGATATGCCCAAGCTCAGCGACACCATGACGGTGGGCACGCTGGTCAAGTGGCTCCGCAAGGAAGGCGACGCCGTCAAGTCCGGCGACATGCTCGCCGAGGTCGAGACCGACAAGGCGACGATGGAGCTCGAGTCGTTCTTCACCGGCACGCTGATCAAGATCTACGCCCAGCCCGGCGCCCAGGTCGCCATCGGCGCCCCGCTCTGCGCCATCGGCAAGCCCGGCGAGGCCGCCCCGGCGGCACCGGCGGCACCGGCTGCGCCGGCGCCCGCCCAGAAGACAGAGGACGGAGGACGGAAATCAGAGGACGGAGGACAGAAGACGGCCCCTGCTTCTTCGCCTGAAGCAAAGCCTCAGGACGAATCGCGCCGTAGCTCGCAGAGCGAAGGCGGACAGCCGGCCGCGCCAGTGCCAACAACTGCACCGGTAACGGCGCAGGCGGCCGCTGCTCCGGCTGCAGCCCCTCAGGCTTCAGGTTTCAGCTCTCAGGTTTCCGACGGCGACAGCCGTCTGCGCATCTCCCCTTTGGCCCGCAAGATTGCCGCCGACCAGAAGGTCGACGCCTCGCGTGTCACCGGCACCGGCCCGCACGGCCGCATCGTCAAGGCCGACGTCCTCGCCGCGGCGGCCAACCCAGCCCTGCTCAAATCCCCTTCCGGTCCGTCCTCCGCCCCTTCAGGTCTCAGGTCTCAGGTTTCAGGTTTCTCTGGATCGGGCAGCCCGATCCAGCCGGACCGCACCGTCCCCGTCTCCACGATGCGCGGCGTCATCGCCAAGCGCATGCTCGAGTCCACGACGACCATCCCCTACATCTACCTCGACATCGAGATCGACGCCGAGCCGCTGCTGGCCGTTCGCGCGCAGCTCAACACCGGCCTCGAGAAGGAGGGCGTGAAGCTCTCCGTGAACGATTTCGTGCTCAAGGCCTCCGCCGAGGCCCTGCGCCGCGTCCCTGCGGTCAACAGTTCCTGGGAAGGCACCCAGATCCGCTACCACGGTGCCGCGCACGTCGCCTTCGCCGTCGCCCTCGAGGACGGCCTGATCACCCCCGTGGTGCGCGACTGTCACCTCAAGAGCGTCTTCCAGATCAGTACCGAGGCCAAGGCCCTCGGCAAAAAGGCCAAGGACAAGAAGCTCGCCCCGAATGAATACACCGGTGGCACCTTCTGCGTCTCCAACCTCGGCATGATGGGCATCCCGAAGTTCACCGCCATCATCAACCCGCCGAACTCCGCCATCCTCGCCGTCGGCACCACGGTCGCCAAGCCCGTGATCAAGAACGGCGCGATCGTGCCCGGCCAGACGCTGACCGTGACCCTCAGCTGCGACCACCGCGTGCTCGACGGCGCCGTCGGCGCGCAGTATCTCGGCGCCTTCAAGGATCTCATGGAGAAGCCGGCCCTGCTGCTCGTCTGA
- a CDS encoding NUDIX domain-containing protein yields the protein MASVLPYKISVLVFIENAAGEQLLLLRAKQPNLGVWTPIGGKLEMTTGESPFECAVRETAEETGLQVTAAELHLFAMIAEKAYQGDTHWLMFLFRCRQPIASLPPDISEGKFAFFSREKIKGLPIPETDKAALWPIFDQYRDSFVALKADCARSPIKITIEQITGRET from the coding sequence ATGGCTTCCGTCCTGCCCTACAAGATCAGCGTGCTGGTCTTCATCGAAAACGCCGCCGGAGAGCAGCTGCTGCTGTTGCGAGCCAAGCAGCCCAATCTCGGCGTCTGGACGCCCATCGGGGGCAAGCTGGAGATGACGACCGGCGAATCACCCTTTGAGTGCGCCGTGCGCGAGACCGCCGAGGAGACCGGCCTGCAGGTCACGGCCGCCGAGCTGCATCTCTTCGCCATGATCGCCGAGAAAGCCTACCAGGGTGACACGCACTGGCTGATGTTTCTCTTCCGCTGCCGGCAGCCCATCGCCTCCCTGCCGCCGGACATCAGCGAAGGAAAGTTCGCGTTCTTCTCGCGCGAAAAAATCAAGGGCCTACCCATCCCGGAGACCGACAAGGCCGCGCTCTGGCCGATTTTCGACCAATACCGCGACAGCTTCGTGGCCTTGAAAGCTGATTGCGCCCGTTCGCCCATCAAAATCACGATCGAGCAGATCACCGGCAGAGAGACCTGA
- the pdhA gene encoding pyruvate dehydrogenase (acetyl-transferring) E1 component subunit alpha, producing the protein MTKKPAPPKKPEVAGYDARQAPINARLGNDELIALYRDMVRIRRFEERCLRSYQQGKIGGFLHLYIGQESIAVGVVSVMGKNDHIITAYRDHGHGLAVGMGMNEMMAENYGKYTGCSKGKGGSMHYFDPSRNFWGGHGIVGGQIPLGTGLAYALKYKGLKGCALAFMGDGAVNQGAVHESYNLAALWSLPVIFVIENNGYSMGTSQERSSAGPSLAQRAEGYGMNWDIIENGHDVLEVRDKVAAAIKLAHEKSLPSVLEIRTYRYRGHSVADPDTTYRDKKEIEEYKATKDPLMFCQNQLLGEKVLTDELVAKIDEAARAEAETSAQFAEASPFPTPEDIQKDVYWEADNPADRKSQGTLFFS; encoded by the coding sequence GTGACCAAGAAACCCGCTCCCCCCAAAAAGCCCGAAGTCGCTGGCTATGATGCCCGGCAGGCCCCCATCAACGCCAGGCTCGGAAACGACGAGCTGATCGCCCTCTACCGCGACATGGTGCGCATCCGGCGTTTCGAGGAGCGCTGCCTGCGCAGCTACCAGCAGGGCAAGATCGGCGGCTTCCTCCACCTCTACATCGGCCAGGAGTCCATCGCCGTGGGCGTCGTCTCCGTCATGGGCAAGAACGACCACATCATCACCGCCTACCGCGACCACGGCCACGGCCTGGCGGTCGGCATGGGCATGAACGAGATGATGGCGGAGAATTACGGCAAATACACCGGCTGCTCCAAGGGCAAGGGCGGCTCGATGCACTACTTCGACCCTTCCCGCAATTTCTGGGGCGGCCACGGCATCGTCGGCGGCCAGATCCCACTCGGCACCGGCCTCGCCTACGCCCTCAAATACAAGGGCCTCAAGGGTTGCGCCCTCGCCTTCATGGGTGACGGTGCGGTCAACCAGGGCGCGGTCCACGAATCCTACAACCTCGCCGCCCTCTGGTCGCTGCCGGTCATCTTCGTCATCGAGAACAACGGCTACTCCATGGGCACCTCGCAGGAGCGCTCTTCCGCCGGCCCGAGCCTCGCCCAGCGCGCCGAGGGCTATGGCATGAACTGGGACATCATCGAGAACGGCCACGACGTCCTCGAGGTGCGCGACAAGGTCGCCGCCGCCATCAAGCTCGCCCACGAGAAGTCCCTGCCGAGCGTCCTCGAGATCCGTACCTACCGCTACCGCGGCCACTCCGTCGCCGACCCCGACACCACCTACCGCGACAAGAAGGAGATCGAGGAATACAAGGCCACCAAGGACCCGCTCATGTTCTGCCAGAACCAGCTCCTCGGCGAAAAGGTCCTGACCGACGAGCTCGTCGCCAAGATCGACGAGGCCGCCCGCGCCGAGGCCGAGACCTCCGCGCAGTTCGCCGAGGCGAGCCCCTTCCCCACCCCCGAGGATATCCAGAAGGACGTCTATTGGGAGGCCGACAATCCCGCCGACCGCAAATCGCAGGGCACGCTCTTCTTCAGCTGA
- a CDS encoding Gfo/Idh/MocA family oxidoreductase: MSASDPSVLVIGCGSIGERHVRTFLATGRAGVVGCDSRAAVREDMTNRYGIEAVSDWVPVLENPAVSGVVIATPAQSHMEIAIRCLQAGRHVLIEKPLALSLADTDRLVAARDRARRFAGVAYVLHFVPALQAARQFIQAGSLGPVRHVAVNTGQHFPFFRPAYREIYYRDRAQGGGAIQDALTHMANAIEWIVGPTTRVFCDAAHQVLEGVTVEDTVNATARNGPALVSYALNQFQAVNETRWDFHADTGSVRVEMNAQRWGVLARGETEWKWHAAPLAERDQIYAAQAAAFLDGTEGKPNPLCTLEEGIQTLRFNLAALQSWSENRPILP, from the coding sequence ATGTCCGCTTCCGACCCATCCGTCCTTGTTATCGGCTGTGGCTCCATCGGCGAACGCCACGTGCGCACTTTCCTCGCCACCGGCCGGGCCGGTGTCGTCGGCTGCGACAGCCGAGCGGCCGTTCGCGAGGACATGACCAATCGCTACGGAATCGAGGCGGTTTCGGATTGGGTTCCGGTGCTGGAAAACCCCGCGGTCTCCGGTGTGGTGATTGCCACCCCGGCTCAGTCGCACATGGAAATCGCCATCCGCTGCCTCCAGGCGGGACGGCACGTGTTGATTGAAAAGCCGCTTGCGCTCAGTCTCGCCGACACGGACAGGCTGGTGGCCGCCCGGGACCGGGCACGACGTTTCGCCGGCGTGGCCTACGTGCTGCATTTCGTTCCCGCCTTGCAGGCGGCGCGTCAGTTCATCCAGGCCGGCTCCTTGGGCCCGGTCCGGCACGTGGCGGTCAACACCGGGCAGCATTTCCCCTTCTTCCGCCCCGCCTACCGCGAGATCTACTATCGCGACCGGGCTCAGGGCGGAGGGGCCATTCAGGACGCCCTCACGCACATGGCGAACGCCATCGAGTGGATTGTCGGCCCGACCACGCGCGTCTTTTGCGACGCCGCCCATCAAGTGCTCGAGGGCGTGACCGTGGAAGACACCGTCAACGCCACCGCCCGCAACGGCCCGGCGCTGGTCAGTTACGCCCTGAACCAGTTCCAAGCCGTCAACGAGACCCGGTGGGACTTCCACGCCGATACCGGGTCGGTGCGGGTGGAGATGAACGCCCAGCGCTGGGGGGTGCTCGCCCGCGGCGAGACCGAGTGGAAATGGCACGCGGCGCCCCTGGCGGAACGCGACCAAATCTACGCCGCCCAAGCGGCCGCCTTCCTCGACGGCACCGAGGGCAAACCCAATCCACTCTGCACCCTGGAGGAAGGGATACAGACCCTGCGCTTCAATCTCGCCGCCCTGCAATCGTGGAGCGAGAACCGCCCCATCCTGCCATGA
- a CDS encoding phospho-sugar mutase, with protein sequence MNSTDKISAAVKDGKLMASAADNLNAWLKGGLPAWAQSSLAELIERGEWSELNDRFYRYLEFGTGGMRGRTIGRVAAKAETGTLSATGSPEHANVGSNLLNEFTLTRAVIGLHRYIAKYLATQQSSAKPKIVIAHDIRHFSRHFCELAASTWTKLGGEAVIFDGPRSTPQLSFSVRHLKAHTGVVITASHNPPHDNGFKAYFDDGAQVTPPHDKGIIAEVDAVPLSAVHGFLTKDVTKVVTLGSQADAAYLATAAQALLDPTVIRKTPLKVVYTNIHGVGAVSAIPLLRQAGVDVTPVPEQLAFDPRFPTVKSPNPENAEAMTLALALANKGGHDLVMATDPDDDRMGAAVRNKAGGLELLTGNQVGALMADYRIAKYKELGWIPAAGTQSAAIVKTFVTTPLQDAIGAGHKVKVINTLTGFKWIAGKMRGYEEKLVQAMGPGFDYDQTPFKERAALLQKHSTFYLFGTEESYGYLPNDLLRDKDGNAACLMFAEVCAWVKSRGLTVPEYLDEIYLKYGFFLEGVINIYYEGASGAAKIKRILDTYRSAPPKAFGDTKVTKFQDFGREKFHDADGERIPAQDLYLVTLANGYSFAARGSGTEPKMKFYLFAQEPVKSAADLPAAKAKARATLDALKAMMEADARKRAEPPSP encoded by the coding sequence ATGAATTCCACCGACAAAATCTCCGCGGCCGTCAAGGACGGCAAACTGATGGCGAGCGCCGCCGACAACCTGAACGCCTGGCTGAAGGGCGGCCTGCCCGCCTGGGCGCAGTCGAGCCTCGCGGAGCTGATCGAGCGGGGCGAGTGGAGCGAACTCAACGACCGGTTCTACCGCTACCTTGAGTTCGGCACGGGCGGCATGCGCGGCCGCACCATCGGCCGGGTGGCGGCCAAGGCCGAGACCGGCACGCTCAGCGCGACCGGCTCGCCCGAGCACGCCAATGTCGGCAGCAACCTGCTCAACGAGTTCACCCTGACCCGCGCCGTCATCGGCCTGCACCGCTACATCGCGAAATACCTCGCGACGCAGCAGAGCAGCGCGAAGCCGAAGATCGTCATCGCGCATGACATCCGGCATTTCTCGCGGCATTTCTGCGAACTGGCGGCGTCCACCTGGACGAAGCTGGGCGGCGAGGCGGTGATCTTCGACGGTCCGCGCTCCACGCCGCAGCTGAGCTTCTCGGTGCGCCATCTGAAGGCCCACACGGGTGTGGTCATCACGGCGAGCCACAATCCGCCGCACGACAACGGCTTCAAGGCCTACTTCGACGATGGCGCCCAGGTCACACCGCCGCACGACAAGGGCATCATCGCCGAGGTGGACGCCGTGCCGCTGTCGGCCGTGCACGGGTTTCTCACCAAAGACGTCACGAAAGTCGTCACGCTTGGGTCGCAGGCCGACGCCGCCTATCTCGCGACGGCCGCCCAGGCCTTGCTGGACCCGACGGTCATCAGGAAGACCCCGTTGAAGGTGGTGTATACGAACATCCACGGCGTCGGCGCGGTCTCGGCCATACCGCTGCTCCGGCAGGCCGGGGTCGACGTTACGCCGGTGCCGGAGCAACTGGCTTTTGATCCACGTTTCCCGACGGTGAAGTCGCCGAACCCGGAGAACGCCGAGGCCATGACGCTGGCGCTGGCGCTCGCCAACAAGGGCGGCCACGACCTCGTGATGGCGACGGACCCCGATGACGACCGCATGGGCGCGGCCGTGCGCAACAAGGCCGGCGGGCTCGAACTGCTCACCGGCAACCAGGTCGGCGCCCTGATGGCCGACTACCGGATCGCGAAATACAAGGAGCTCGGCTGGATCCCGGCGGCCGGCACGCAGTCGGCGGCCATCGTGAAGACCTTTGTCACCACGCCGCTGCAGGACGCCATCGGCGCCGGCCACAAGGTGAAGGTCATCAACACGCTGACCGGCTTCAAGTGGATCGCGGGCAAGATGCGCGGTTACGAGGAGAAGCTCGTGCAGGCGATGGGCCCGGGCTTCGACTACGACCAGACGCCCTTCAAGGAGCGCGCGGCGCTGCTGCAGAAGCACAGCACTTTCTACCTCTTCGGCACGGAGGAGAGCTATGGCTACCTGCCGAACGACCTGCTGCGGGACAAGGACGGCAACGCGGCGTGCCTGATGTTCGCCGAGGTCTGCGCCTGGGTGAAGTCGCGTGGCCTGACCGTGCCGGAATACCTCGACGAGATTTACCTGAAATACGGCTTCTTCCTCGAGGGCGTCATCAACATCTATTACGAGGGCGCCAGCGGGGCGGCGAAGATCAAGCGCATCCTCGACACCTACCGGTCGGCCCCGCCGAAGGCGTTCGGCGACACGAAGGTGACGAAGTTCCAGGACTTCGGCCGCGAGAAGTTCCACGACGCAGACGGCGAGCGCATCCCCGCGCAGGACCTCTACCTCGTCACGCTGGCGAACGGCTACTCGTTCGCCGCGCGCGGCAGCGGCACGGAGCCGAAGATGAAGTTCTACCTCTTTGCGCAGGAGCCGGTGAAGAGCGCGGCGGATTTGCCGGCCGCCAAGGCGAAGGCCAGGGCCACCCTCGACGCGCTCAAGGCCATGATGGAAGCGGATGCGCGCAAGCGCGCTGAACCGCCTTCGCCGTAG
- a CDS encoding AAA family ATPase: MYQSYYGFTEMPFHITPDPKFLYLSATHQEALQHLKYGVHEKKGFIVLIGEVGCGKTTLCRKFLGDLDPNHYDTALVLNPRVTETQMLKAILTELGEPNLARSKNDLVAQMNQVLLDRIAKGREIVLIIDEAQNLSFEVFEQVRLLSNLETDKQKLLQIVLMGQTELKDRLAAEELRQLRQRILVHYELRPFTRDEMDRYIHHRLTVSGSMGRPHFTPWALRHMFKASRGIPRIINNLCDKSLLSAFIRESDEVNYWDARRAAKDLEKLTD, from the coding sequence ATGTATCAAAGCTACTACGGTTTTACGGAGATGCCGTTTCACATCACTCCGGACCCGAAGTTCCTCTACCTCAGCGCCACCCACCAGGAGGCTTTGCAGCACCTGAAATACGGCGTCCACGAGAAAAAGGGCTTCATCGTGCTCATCGGCGAGGTCGGCTGCGGCAAGACCACCCTCTGCCGCAAGTTCCTGGGCGATCTCGATCCCAACCATTACGACACCGCCCTGGTGCTCAACCCGCGCGTCACCGAGACGCAGATGCTCAAGGCCATCCTGACCGAGCTCGGCGAACCCAACCTCGCCCGCAGCAAGAACGACCTGGTCGCCCAGATGAACCAGGTGCTGCTCGACCGCATTGCCAAGGGCCGCGAGATCGTCCTCATCATCGACGAGGCCCAGAACCTTTCCTTCGAGGTCTTCGAGCAGGTGCGCCTCCTCTCCAACCTCGAGACCGACAAGCAGAAGCTCCTGCAGATCGTCCTCATGGGTCAGACCGAGCTCAAGGACCGCCTCGCCGCCGAGGAGCTGCGCCAGCTCCGCCAGCGCATCCTCGTCCACTACGAGCTGCGGCCCTTCACCCGGGACGAGATGGACCGCTACATCCACCACCGCCTGACGGTCTCCGGCAGCATGGGCCGGCCGCACTTCACGCCCTGGGCCCTGCGGCACATGTTCAAGGCCAGCCGCGGAATTCCGCGCATCATCAACAATCTCTGCGACAAGTCGCTCCTCTCGGCCTTCATCCGCGAGTCGGACGAGGTCAACTACTGGGACGCCCGCCGCGCCGCGAAGGATCTCGAGAAACTCACCGACTGA